The genomic interval AAGGTTTATTCGCGATTGGTTTGAGGCTGACGTTATACACCGCGGGCGCGGCGACGATGCTCGACATCGCTAAGAGCTTAGGCACGAACTTTTTCGTTTCCGCCGGCAAGTCGAGCGCCCAATAACTCGTCGAGCGGCCCGCGCGGCGATTGCGGTGGATGGCCGTCTGAACGGTTTTTTCTCCACAGTTGTACGCCGCTAATGCATGCAGCCAGTCCCCCTTGAAGAGGTCATGGAGGTTCTCAAGATAGTCAAGCGCCGCGCTGGTGGAAGCGAGGACATCGCGCCGTCCGTCGTACCACGCGCTCTGTCTAAGACCAAAGCGCTTTCCCGTTCCCGGAATCAGCTGCCAGATGCCTGAGGCGTGGCTGGGCGAATACGCTTCTGGACGATAGGCGCTCTCAATGATCGGTAACAGCACGATTTCGGTCGGCATAGCGCGCCGTTCCACTTCTACAACGATGTGATGCAGGTAAGGACGTGCCCGCTCGGCCAACTGGTCGAGGTAGGGCTGCCGCAGCCCCGGCCAAGACTCTTTCGATGGCGGGGCC from Pseudomonadota bacterium carries:
- a CDS encoding transglycosylase SLT domain-containing protein encodes the protein MAERARPYLHHIVVEVERRAMPTEIVLLPIIESAYRPEAYSPSHASGIWQLIPGTGKRFGLRQSAWYDGRRDVLASTSAALDYLENLHDLFKGDWLHALAAYNCGEKTVQTAIHRNRRAGRSTSYWALDLPAETKKFVPKLLAMSSIVAAPAVYNVSLKPIANKPYVSEVEIGAPIRLARAAALAQMSVAELRRLNPGVIKDTTGPTGPHRLALPVKNADILKRKIARSVRPPLAVASAPNFLPAVLAVKLRRAGLRHTIRAGDSLSLIAHQYRVSVLQLLRWNRINQRKVLLPGTVLLIYPHRSSA